In a single window of the Fibrobacterota bacterium genome:
- a CDS encoding RNA polymerase sigma factor RpoD/SigA yields MTHQSVESWEGASLYYQYIKDISKYPLLKKDEEIEVLKKIQAGDQRAIHKLVCANLKFVINVAFMYKNQGFSLPELINEGNIGLIEAAKRFDVNRKLKFISYAVWWIRQAITRAIAERARMVRISAEKELILRRFSKYNVPMRQVVGGGTQIDTDALGGKMGYSGRQIEKIMEMGLRHASLDEQINGEEGSTIMDVIEDTHTEAPDVRTTVSSRQQFVSRMLHKLNDQERTVLSMYFGINYHEALNLEEIGEIIGLSKERVRQIKEKGLANLRSMEDAQELAVAG; encoded by the coding sequence ATGACTCACCAATCGGTGGAATCTTGGGAGGGAGCTTCGCTCTACTACCAATATATCAAGGACATCTCCAAGTACCCACTCCTGAAGAAGGACGAGGAGATCGAAGTCCTGAAGAAAATCCAGGCGGGGGATCAGCGCGCGATCCATAAGCTGGTTTGCGCCAACCTGAAATTCGTCATCAACGTGGCCTTCATGTACAAGAACCAGGGCTTTTCCCTGCCCGAGCTCATCAATGAAGGCAATATCGGCCTCATCGAGGCGGCCAAGCGCTTCGACGTGAACCGCAAGCTGAAGTTCATCTCCTACGCCGTCTGGTGGATCCGCCAGGCCATCACCCGCGCCATCGCGGAACGGGCCCGTATGGTCCGCATCTCGGCCGAAAAGGAACTGATCCTGCGCCGGTTCAGCAAGTACAACGTCCCCATGCGCCAAGTGGTCGGGGGTGGCACCCAGATCGACACCGACGCCTTGGGCGGCAAGATGGGCTACAGCGGCCGCCAGATCGAGAAGATCATGGAGATGGGACTGCGCCACGCTTCGCTGGACGAGCAGATCAACGGCGAAGAAGGCTCGACCATCATGGACGTCATCGAGGACACCCATACCGAGGCCCCGGACGTGCGGACCACCGTGTCGTCGCGGCAGCAGTTCGTCTCCCGCATGCTGCATAAGCTGAACGATCAGGAACGTACCGTGTTGTCGATGTACTTCGGCATCAACTACCACGAGGCCCTCAACCTCGAGGAGATCGGCGAGATCATCGGGCTGTCCAAGGAGCGCGTGCGCCAGATCAAGGAAAAGGGCCTGGCCAACCTGCGCAGCATGGAAGACGCCCAGGAGCTTGCCGTAGCCGGATAA